CATAATGCGGGCTACACCTGCTTTTTCTTGTTTTTTTTGACCACGATTGTTTAATCTGTTTTGCCGTTCAATCGTTTCTCTTTCTTTCTCTTTGGCTGTTCTGATCGCTTTTTCCTGATGATGGATATCCTGTTCTAGCGCATTGCGTTCTATTTCTTTTTGAGATTCGTAAAATGCATAGTTTCCACCATATCGTTTTATGCCTCTCGGCGTCATTTCTAGTGTGTCCTCCAATAGATTGAGCAGTGTTCGGTCATGGCTGACAACAACAATGGTCTGTTTTGAAGACTGTATCCATTGATAAAGCAGCTTTTTACTGTCAATATCCAGGTGATTGCTGGGCTCATCCAACAGGATAAGCTCACATTTATGAATCTGGATCCCTGCCAACAAAACTTTTGCCTTTTGGCCACCACTGAGATCCGACATTTTCTGCGTCAAATGAATTTCGGGCAAATTCCAATAGCTAAAGGCTTCTTGGCAGCGTTCTTCCAGCGTCCAGTCATCTTGAAGGATATTAAAATTTTCCTCCGAGGCGTTGCCAGCTAAGATGGCATAAAAAGCATTCAGCTTTTTGTCAATGCCAAGAGCCTGTGCGATTGTTAAATCATCGTATTGTCCGGTGATTTGTGGCACATAAAAGGGGCGGGTATCACTATGCATACCGCCTGTTGTGGGCAATAGATCTCCGGCGATAAGACGCAATAATGTTGATTTACCAACGCCGTTGTTGCCAATTAATGCTATTTTCTCGTGTGAGTTGATTGTTAGACTTATGTTTTCAAACAATAAATCTTTATTCGGATGTATATAGGATATCTGTTGTAATGAAATCATGCTAAAATTCTTTATACTGTTAAAAACAGGCCACTTCGGTAAGTTATTTACCGTTGGTATTTATTAATCTCTAAAGAATTTTAATCTTACATACAGTTTTTATTTGAGTTTAAGAGCTACAAATATACCAGTTTATTTCTAATCTCAAAACAGCTGTTTTTATCTATAGTCAAATTCCTTAATGTTTAACTACAAAATTGTATAATAGTGTGCCAAATTTCGAATGTAAATTATTGCTATTTGCATGGAACAAATCGTAATTTTGAAAAAAAACATGGTGAATAAAATACTTCTTATAGATGACGAAGAGAAGCTTCGTAAACTGCTTGCTAAGATCATCAGCTTGGAGGGCTTTGAGGTAATTGAAGCTGATGATATCAAATCTGGCTTGAAAAAGCTTGATATTTTCGACATCGATGTCGTATTATGCGATGTTAAGTTGCCTGATGGTAATGGTGTGGAGACTGCGAAATTGATTAAGGAACGCTATCCAATTGTTGAAATCATATTATTGACCGCCTATGGTAATATCCCGGATGGAGTTCAGGCGATTAAAAATGGTGCTTTTGAATACATTACCAAAGGTGATGACAATAACCGGATTATTCCTTTACTCTATAAAGCCTGTGAGAAAGTAGCATTGGCGCGCAGAGTAAGACAGTTGGAGAAACAATTGGGTAATAGGCTTTCATTTGACAAAATTATAGGGAGTTCTGTAGCGATTAAATCAGCCATTGCGCTTGCGCAAAAAGTATCTGGAACAAGTACGACTGTTCTGCTAACCGGAGAAACGGGAACTGGTAAAGAGGTATTTGCACAGGCGATACATCAGGCCAGCCCACGCAAGGAACGCAGTTTTGTCGCTATTAATTGCGCCGCTTTCACAAAAGATCTGCTGGAAAATGAACTGTTTGGACATAAAGCGGGGGCTTTTACAGGAGCGACAAAGGATCAGCGTGGTCTATTCGAAGAGGCTCATTTGGGAACTATTTTTTTGGATGAGATCGGTGAGATGGCGATTGAACTTCAAGCCAAAATTCTGCGTGTATTGGAGACTGGTGAATTTTTAAAAGTAGGTGATTCCAAGCCGACGAAAGTGGATGTCCGTATTATCGCTGCAACAAATCGCGACCTTGAAGCCGAAATCGATTCAGAACATTTTAGAAGCGATTTATTTTATAGATTGTCAGTATTTACAATTCAACTACCACCCTTACGAGAGCGTATTGAGGATATTCGATTGCTGGCTCAATATTATGTAGATATTTTTGCGTTAAAATCGAATCTCAAACCGCTAAAAATGACTGCTGAATTTGTTGCTGCTCTTGAACGAAATCCTTGGCGGGGAAATATCCGTGAATTGAAAAATGTAATTGAACGTAGTGTCATACTGAGTGAGGATGGACTGCTTGATCTGAGCAGTCTTCCTTTTGGAATGAATAGTTTGAAATCGGAGCAAGCATTATCTTCCGGTTTCTCCATGGCAAATATAGAACGTCAACACATTCAACGTGTATTGCAACATACAAATGGGAATAAAGCTGAAGCTGCACGATTGCTGGAGATCGGTGTAGCGACACTATACCGGAAAATTGAGGAGTATAAAATGCAATGACCTACAATAGATCCTGCGGCATGTCAGCCAGCGGCCGCAGGATCGGCAAACCGCTAAAGTTTTATCTCGTTATCATCAATAAGTTTAGCATCCCGAGTATTTTTCTGAACTGCGATCGCAGAAAATATACTTAGAGAAAAAGACATAGCGTAGAATCCTTTTTCGCTCAGTAGCAGGTCAGCATTCCATAATCCGATAATCAATAAGACTACCGCAGCAATTGTTGCAAACCAACTTAGACCATAGTAAAGTTCGGTTACAGCAAGTCCTTCAGCTTTATCTCTGACACTTTTTTGAACAGAAATAACAGCAAATAGAGCAAATAATAGGATGGTAAAATAATATCCCTTTTCATTGAGTGCCATAGTCGCATTCCATAATCCGACACAGTAACCAATAGTTCCTACCAATAGAGCTGTCCACGATGCGCCAATGAAGGCTCCTGTAGGTTTGAAAGGATTTCTTGTGTTCGAATCCTTTTTTGAAATTTTTTCTTCAATCATGTTTTTTAGCGGTTCCATAATTTTAATTTTTTATTGTTGTTTTTGTTATTTGTTGATTCAAATATCAGGAGTATTCAATAGGATATAAAATCAATTTTTTGAAAATACTGATGATATATTTTTATTTATTAAATTTGATTTTCGGCTAAATTTGACGATATGGATACAATTGTAGAGCTTATTAGTGTATTAGGTAATGATGATATAAAGGACTTTAAAAGCTTCTTAAAGAAGAAAAATAAGCGGAATGATGTCAAGAATATCAGGTTGATTGAAATTTTAGAAACTGATGATATAAATAGGTTAAAAAAACTCTATGCATCTTCAAAAAATAAGGACGCTTATCATGCATTAAGGAAAAGATTACATGATAGCCTACTCTTGTTTATTTCAAATAAAACATTTGAACGAGATAACAGTGAGGCGCATGAAGCCTTGAGACTGCTTATTGTTGGACGTTTTCTGTTGGAGAATGATCTGATAAAACCTGGATTTAAATGCCTTCAACGGGCTGAACAAAAAGCTTTACTTCTGGAGCAGTTTAGCTTGCTCAACGAAATCCTGCAACTGAGGCTGCAATATGCATATTTGGAATCCAAACCCAATTTAGAACTGCTGATCGATCGTTTGGTGGCAAATCAACATAAAATGCAGCAAGAGGTAAAATTCCAAATTGCCTATGCATTTCTAAGGGTCGAATTGCAAGATATCCATTTGAAGGGGAAGATCGTTGATCTAAATCGTTTGGTGATCGATACAATTGGCAAGTATGATATTTCTTTGCGGCAACTGTTGTCTTTTAAGTCGCTATATCAGCTATTGTTTATCGCCAATGAATATGCTACGATACATCAGAATTATGCCTTAGTTCGGTCTTTTTTGAAAACAAGTGATGAATTTATAACAAAGCAAAAGGTAAATTCGGGACATCACTTGTTTTACTATCTCCATATTCTCTATTACCTCGCTAATTTCAATCTGCGGAATGGATTATTCCACGAAAGTTTAGCGTATTTAGAGCAGCTGATTGCTGGTTGTTCTCCGGGGAGTGTTCTTCGGGTTCAGTTTCATTTACGTTATTATTTGCTCAAGGCGCTAAATTACCATTACATGGGAGAGGGGGTAAAGGCACTCGCTATTTTACGTTTAGGGATCCAGCAATCGACATTGAAGTCCAACGAGACTGATATTGCGGACCTGCAATTATGCCTGGTTATGTTTCTGACACAATTTCAAGATAAACTTGCATTGACAGAATTAAGAAAGTTGATTCGAACGGATGCTTGGTATGAGAAGAAAATGGGCATGTTATGGACGATTCGTAAGAGCTTGTTGGAGATATTGATCCATATTCAGTTTGAGGATATTGATCTGGCAATTTCACGGGTGAAAAGCTTTAGACGTCGGTACAAACAATATCTGGAAACCGTGCGGGAAGGTCGGGTTGTTAATTTTTTAAGACTGGTTGAAAAGTACCTGCAAAATCCATCGATCGTAAAAAATAATGTTTTTATGGCCGATATAGAGGCGATGACCGATCGCGCAGAAAATCAGGATTTGTTTGTGTTGGGGTTCATTGCTTGGTTAAAATCCTTAGTCACATCGGAAAGCCCTTATCAGGCTTTATTGAGCTTGGTTAAGAAATTGGAGCTGAAAAAGGATCAATAATAGATATTTAAGATAATTTGTTTTTGAGAGGAGTCAATAATAGGCTGCAGTCTTTCGTAGAATTTTACGCTTACCATTGGGCACCCCTGGCTTAAACATATTGGAGCAATCTGTTCATCATAGGGCATGCTATCGTATTTATGTAAAACAATGTTTCTGCTGTAGGCGTTGCTATTGGAATTTTCAAGCCCATATAACTTATAAGCTTTTCCGAAACGACCGTTATAAGATGTACCGATCGAGTACATGCCTAATGAGGTCGCATAGGAGTTGTCCTGATTGCTGAATTTTAATCTGCCGGCTTTTCCGGTTTCCGAACCTGAACCATGGGCTACTAAACCTTGATCCAGGATCCGGTTCTTTTGGATATCAACAACAAAAAAGCGATTCCTTCCCGAAAGCTTCTTCATGTCGAGAAGAAAAGCGATGTTTTTATTGTATTTTTTATCCTTTTTAACGACGCCTTTGACCCGGTCAAAGGCGTCAATATACCGTGCTGAGTCTGATGCCGCAGTATTTTCGGTGTTGTTTGCAGCAAATGTGTGCTTTCGGGAAACTTTGAAAGCGATCAAACTGATCCCGATCGCGATAATGAGCAGAATGAACTTATTCATTTATTAGGTTGGCTTTTTTGTTCAACAAAGTGTGCACATTTATTTTTCAATAGCCTATTGTTGTTATTCTATTGTTTTATTAAATCGTGCAAAGGATTTCCAATATTTATCTTTATAGATAGCATAGTCGATTTCAAGCCTATTTTGATATTGCGCAATTAGCTGATCTATTATTTGGGATGATTTCCTGAATTCTGTACAGGCCAGGTAAACTTCCCGTATGTTGTCCGCAGTTTCACGTCCAATATTGAGATAACCGATATCATGTGGAAGGCCAGCCATTAAGTCGTCTTCGAATTTATCCATTAAATCGTATGTCGTCTGGTCAGGCATACCATTGGTCGAAGTTCCATCGTAATTGATCCGCAATGTTACGATCCAGGGGTGTGATACCTTTCCGTCCCAGTCTAAAAGTGTTGTATTTATTATGGCCAAAATAGGCAGATCGTTTTGCATCATGCCCTCAAAAGCGGTGTAGGAATCATTTTCGGTTTCATGCCTGACATCCGTATATTTTTCGACAAATTCTTTTTCCCGCCATATTAAATAGTCTTTTAATTTGATCAATGGAATGAGTTCTCCCGCTGTCAGGTCGCTGGAGGTAATGTTTAAATTGTCAATGGTGATGATCGAGTTTAGTTCGCCGATATAATTATCTAAGAATATTTCAACCCCATGAGCGATGTTGGCTTTGTTTTCTTCCGTGTAATTGGGGTGCACAATAACAATATCGACATCATCTGGACGGTATTTGTGTTCAATGGGGTAAAAATACATGTCATTAATGTCAAAGGAAAAACCGTACATCGTTATTTTGAATTTTTCCATGTCTTCGATAGCCGGTTTTAAGGCGGTAAATTTCCAATTTGGGAGCATAGGAGCTGAGCCGATCAAGGCCTCGACGAACGCGATATTTTTCACAACCCCATCGGGAGTAATAACAAGCTCAGCAATATCATCACTGTACATTCCAGTTAAAAAATAGAGTTCTTTTCGAAGCGCGTCAATTTTTGGGGAGAGTTTGCTGAAAAAATTCTGATCAATCTGATCCCCATTTTTTACAATTTGAAAAAATGTTTGTTCATTTTTTGCAAACCAATTCCAAAATTCCTGTATGCTATCTTTTTTGTTTTCTTTCTTTCCAAAAATATTATTAAAAAACCCCATAGTTACTATTTATTCAATTGGAACCCGATATCGTATGTAAGACCTGTTAGACCTTTGCTTTTAAAATTAATGATATAATTATGATCCAACAAGTGATTTGCTGTTTAAAAATTATGTGACAAACAATTGGTCAAGCAGTTTGTTAAGGATAGTATTGGAAAAATATAAATTAAGATGGAGTAGCTGAAATACCTATGATTGGGGTACAGATAGATGTGTGAAAATATTTGGCATATTTCATTTGACATTTTAAAAAAACAAACCGAGTGTATCGCGTCCGGATATAGCAATGATATAAGACGATTATACCGCCGAAAGCTCGTGAATACTTTAAACAGAAAATAATTGATGAACAAATAATTATTTAAATATGAAATTTAACAAATTAACATTTTGCCTTATGGCAACATCTGCAGTACTTTCTTTTTCTGCATGTAAATCGGGGTTATCGGATGATAAATTAGAGGAGAAGATCGAAAATGCACTTACGGGACGTAAAACTGTTGATGTTGAGGTCGAAAAAGGAAAAGTAATCCTTAGCGGCACCGTAGCGTCGGAGGAAGAAAAACAACAAATTGAATCGATCGCAAAAACAGCAGGGGATAAGGATGTCAAATCTATTCAAAATGATATCGTTGTGAGTGCACCTGTTGCAACAACACCGGCACCGATTACAGTATCGAATAATGATGCTACACTCGGCGCAGCTGTAAATACGTTTATGAAAGATTTTCCATCCGTCCAGGCGAGTGTTAAAGACGGAATTATTTCGGTAACAGGAACGTTGGAACAGGCAAAGATTGTTACATTGAAACAAGGTTTGGATAATCTAAATCCAAAAAAAGTAGATTTGAGTGGTATTGTTGTCAAAAAATAAAATAGTAAAAATTATGTCATTACAAGAAAAATATAAAGTTCTTTTGGATACTGCGCAATCTTCAGGAGTTAACGATCTGAATTACGCTGAAATGGATGGTGTGCTTCAGATTAGGGGTACTGCGCCTACCGCTGATGTGAAAAATAAACTGTGGGAAATTTATGGAAATATAGATCCAAACTTCCAGACCGGTGATGTCGTCTTAAATGTTGATGTGGCTACAGAGGTGCCCGGAAGCCAGGTAAAGGTAATCACAGAGAATAGCAACTTAAATATTCGAAAAGGCCCCGGAACTGACCAGCCTATTGTAGGAAAAGCTGCAAAGGGCGAAATTATCACATTGATCAGCAAGGCAAATGAGCAATGGTGGTTAGTGCGGACCAACGATAACGAAGAAGGGTACTGCTATGCGCAATACCTTGAGTCTGTCTAATACGATCAGTCCCTAAATAAAATATAAGGAGATCTATCTTAAGGATATTTCTCCTTTTTTTATCTGTATGCTGTTGTTTTGGCGTTTTATATTCCCTATTTGAATTTAGTTTCATCTAGACTTGCGGTTTTTGGTGTAATAATTGTAATGTATCCTTTGCAACAAACTTATTACAATATGTCGAAATTGAAATTTTTCTTGTTCCCATGTATTGCTTTGTTGGGACAAATAGCCGTAGCTCAGGAGTATGTTCGTTTGGATAAAAACAGGTATCAGTTACATTTATCAGAATCTCCAAAAGATACTATTAACATCGTTGAAAAAGGACAAGTCACTAAATTGAAGCAAGGAAAATATATTGTGCAGCAAAATCAATTTTTGGGCCCCTCTAATGCCTTTATTGCGGTCAACAAAGACGGTTTAGTAGATGGAAATTTTAAGATTGAAAAGGAAGGAAAGCGTGCTGTGGTCCAGGTCAGGCATGGTGTGATGCAGCAAATGGACGTGCAGACTGACGCGACTTTGGATTTTCAGTATACGATTACGGATACTTCAAGTGTACAGCGCGATTTTCGAAACGGTAAAATCAGTCAGGAAAAGATAGTGATTTATCAACCTAATATAGGAAAGAAGAAAGTATTAAAGACTTTTTATGACAGCTACTATATCGTTGAAAACGAGTTTGACCACAGTAAATCGGAGTATGGCCTGGATAACAAGTTACTTTATAAAGCGAAGTTGGATTGTGTCGGTCAGGTCGTCGAATCGAAGTCGTTCAACAGGGACGGCCAACTACTTAAACATACCTATAAAAAAGATAAAGTCAATTATACCGACTTATATCAGCATAATAATCTTGTCGAGAGACTGTACAAATTCAATGGTTCGAGTTATAGGGAATATTTTAAGAACCAATTATTATTGAAGAAAATTGTTGAGAAAAAACGAAATGGTCGAGTTGAGAGATATGTATATAATGCCGAGGGTAAATTGCTGGAGAAACGGAATGATAGTGGATCGAACAAGGGAGATGAGAATAACGTGTAGTTGAGTTTTTGATAAGAGGGAATAAGGTGTAATTAGGCGCCTGATAAGAGCTGATTGGAGTCAGATGTCGTGTGGTATTGAATAAGAGGGGATGGTATTACTATATTATTATGGCTTTTTTGATTTTTGGAAATATAGCGTTAACTTTGTTAAGGCAATGAAGAAAATGAACAACATATTACGTCTTCCATTTTTCTTTAATTATTATCTCCCGATAGTAGTTCGGGAACCTTATGCCTATTAAAATTTAGAAAATTTAATTATTTATATAGCTAAGCCCGAACATAACGTTCGGGCTTTTTTGTTTTTATAGCATTATGTTAACAGATTTAGAAGAAAACATTGAAATTATGTTGCCAAAGGATGGGCTGAGGTCCAAATTGCAACAATCTAAAGAAACTGGACGTCCGCTGATTATTAAACTCGGGTTTGATCCTACGGCTCCAGACCTTCATTTGGGGCATGCTGTGGTGTTGAAAAAGCTTAAGCAATTTCAGGAATTGGGCCATCAAATCGTCGTTTTGGTTGGGAGTTTTACTGCGCGGATAGGAGATCCAACTGGCAAAAATAAAGCGCGTAAACCTTTGAATCAGGAAAAAATAGCTGAGAATGCTGCAACCTATATCGCACAATTAGCTAAAATCATTGATATGTCAAAGACAAAAGTTGTCTTTAATGGTGATTGGTTGGATAACTTGGATTTTGCGGAGGTTATTCAGCTTGTTTCAAAAGTGACGGTTGCGCAGCTTATGCAACGGCATGATTTTCACAAACGTTTCACGGACAATCAACCGATCGCCATGCATGAACTTATCTATCCTATATTGCAGGGTTTTGATTCCGTACATATCAAAAGCGATATTGAAATGGGTGGGACAGACCAATTGTTTAATTGTACAATGGGACGCCAGCTTCAAGAATCTTTTAATCTCGATCCTCAGCTTGTCTTATGTATGCCACTGCTCAGAGGATTGGACGGTAAAGAGAAAATGAGCAAATCGCTGTACAATACCATTGGTCTGTTGGATGAACCGAATGAAATGTTTGGCAAAGCGATGTCTATTCCCGACAGTTTAATTCCAGATTATATTGATCTAACGACAGACTTTACTCCAACGGAAAAGAAGATGTTAAAATCCCGGCTGGAAATTGGCGAAAATCCGATGGAAGTCAAAAAGCTTATTGCGCATAATCTCGTGGCCCAATACCACGCTCCGCAGGCAGCTGCGGATGCATTGGATTTTTTTGCTAAACAGTTCCAGCAAAAATCATTCGATAATAAAAGTTTTGAAGAGGTCTCGTTGCAACATGTTAATGCGCAATTGGGTTCTGTTGCAAAGCTCGTCGACCTTTGTCACTTTTTAAAGAAAGATCTGAGTAAGTCCGCTATTCGAAGACTCATTGCTGAAGGGGCAGTACAGATTGATTCGAACAAATGTCTGGATCCTGATCTGCCCGTTGATCTGGAAACTGGTTTTAGAATTAAATTAGGAAAAAGAAGTTTTTTTAGATTTGTTTAGGAAGGTTTTATGAGTCACACCTTTGATATATTTTGTAAAAAAGCACGAGAATGTAAGGTTGCCCTTTCGGAAACAATAAATATTTTCTACCTTCATACAAAGTCTCACACTTTATTTTGATACCGATTATAAATGGAAACATATAATAATGTTGTTTTGGAGCAGCTGCCCAAACATTTAAAGCGCTATGTAGTCGCCCAGCAATACGAACGTTATACGGCTTTGGATCAAGCCTTGTGGCGCTATGTCATGCGTCAGAATTATTCCTTTTTAAAAGATGTCGCTTATTACCCATACATACCAGGATTGAAGAAAGCGGGGCTTTCCATTTCGCACATACCGGATCTGCAACAAATGAACGATAGTTTGAAATTAATTGGTTGGGGAGCTGTAACGGTCGATGGATTTATACCACCGGCAGCTTTTATGGAATTTCAGGCACATCGGGTATTGGTTATAGCCGCAGATATCCGACAATTGGAACATATTGAATATACCCCTGCACCAGATATCATTCATGAATCTTCTGGCCATGCACCGATCATAGGTGAGCCCGATTATGCGGTGTATTTGCAGTACTTTGGTGAAATTGGAACAAAAGCATTGTCGTCCCGGAAGGATTTCGAACTGTATGAGGCTATTCGCCATTTATCAATTTTAAAAGAGCACGCGGGTACAACCGAAACCGAATTGGTGGAAGCTGAAAACAAGTTGAAGACCGTTCAGGACAATATGGGCGAACCTTCGGAAATGGCTTTGTTGAGTAGGTTGCATTGGTGGACTGTGGAGTATGGTCTGATCGGTAGCCTTGATGATCCCAAGATTTATGGCGCAGGTCTACTGTCTTCCATTGGCGAAAGTGCCAGTTGTATGCAAAAATCGGTACCAAAGCTACCTTATGATTTAAATACTGTAGCATATACCTATGATATTACTAAGCCACAGCCACAATTGTTTGTCACACCCGATTTTGAACATTTAATGGATGTCCTGAATCAGTTTGCAGATACTATGGCCTTCCGGGTTGGCGGAAAACAAAGTTTGGAAAAAGCGATTGACTGTCAGGCTGTATGCACGATTGTTTATAGTTCTGGATTGCAGGTGTCAGGTATTTTTAAGGCGGCGAATGCAGATCAGTCTATTTCCTATATACAAACAGTAGGCCCCACTGCATTGGCGTGTTCTGGGAAGCAATTAGAAGGACACGGGATAAATTATCATCGGGAGGGCTATGGTTCTCCGGTCGGTCTTCTCGCAGATAGCAATAAAGATTTGGCGGATTTCTCAGACGAAGAATTGACCACTTATGGTATTAGTCAAGGAAAGCGATGTTCTTTGTGTTTTTCTTCAGGGGTTGAAGTTGAGGGCGTTGTTTTGAAGGTTGTACGTCAGGCGGGTAAAGTTGTGTTGATTTCATTTGATGACTGTGAAGTCTACCGAAATGACCGGAGGGAAGTTTATTTTAAACCTGAATGGGGAGTTTACGACATGGCTGTAGGGACCGAGATTATTTCAGTATTTGCGGGGGCTGCCGACAAAGATGCTTATGAGTCTATTGAGGAAGGGACGGAGAAGTCATCCGTTTTATCGTATACGCAGATTGAAGACTCAAAATTGCTTGTCTTGCATGCACAGATCGGAGCACTGCGGTCAGGATCATTTGCTACGGAGCGTTGGACGGATATCTTTGATCAGTTGTCTGCTGAAATAACAGATAACTGGCTCGCGCTGGTAGAACTTTATGAAATCGCCTGGGCGAATTATGCCTACGACTTAACTGAAAGTGTACAAGGTAAGCTTAAAGCTATTATTACAATTCGACCCAGCTTGAAAAAACTGATAGATGATGGTATACGGGTAGCGAAAGAAGAACCCTTAAATAATCATTGAGTGAAATGATTGATTCCCATAGTATAAAAATCTGGTAAAACTTTTTATATTTGGAACGTTTAATTTATCCAGTTATTTCTGATGAACGAAAAGTATACTCCCGGAAAACACCTGTTGATGACATTGCAGGTAGAGGAGGTATCGTTATTGACAACCATAGATGCTTTTTTGGAATTTACCAAAAAGCAGATGAATGTCCATAATTTGCAAATTGTAGGTATTTCCACCCATTCTTTTGAGGGCGGTGGATTTACCGCTGCTATTTGTTTAATGGAATCCCATATCTGTATCCATACCTGGCCGGAATTTGGACAATTGACATTAGATGTTTATCTCTGTAATTATCTAAAAGATAACAGTGAAAAAGTTTTGCATTTGGGTAAGCTCTTCAAAACTTATTTTAATGCGATAGTTATTAACGAAACTGTGGTTAATCGGTAGTTTATGGATGTAATATGTAAAAAATGTGGCCATGCACACCGATTTAAGATCGAGGTAACCGACTTTTCAGGTTTCGTTTGTGCAAAATGCCATAGTTATTTTAAAGGTAAGACAGTTGAAACCTTAACGTATGTGAAGGAATTTTCGGCCCCTTTAGCCATGCAATGGGCTACG
The window above is part of the Sphingobacterium sp. ML3W genome. Proteins encoded here:
- a CDS encoding ABC-F family ATP-binding cassette domain-containing protein gives rise to the protein MISLQQISYIHPNKDLLFENISLTINSHEKIALIGNNGVGKSTLLRLIAGDLLPTTGGMHSDTRPFYVPQITGQYDDLTIAQALGIDKKLNAFYAILAGNASEENFNILQDDWTLEERCQEAFSYWNLPEIHLTQKMSDLSGGQKAKVLLAGIQIHKCELILLDEPSNHLDIDSKKLLYQWIQSSKQTIVVVSHDRTLLNLLEDTLEMTPRGIKRYGGNYAFYESQKEIERNALEQDIHHQEKAIRTAKEKERETIERQNRLNNRGQKKQEKAGVARIMMNTLRNNAEKSTAKIKSVHQDKIGDMKSNLQELRGTKAVLDEMKIDLGNSDFPQGKSMIKATKINFKYNTTELWQENIDLQIFSGERIILQGKNGSGKTTLIKILLGQLSPAQGQVERQRFSAIYLDQEYSLIDLRLSVYEQAQYYNSESLPEHDIKIRLNRFLFGKDDWDKPCRLLSGGEKMRLILCCLTIRQQAPDLIVLDEPTNNLDIQNIRILTRAIQHYKGTLLVISHDEMFQDDIGIDRTISLKN
- a CDS encoding sigma-54 dependent transcriptional regulator, translating into MVNKILLIDDEEKLRKLLAKIISLEGFEVIEADDIKSGLKKLDIFDIDVVLCDVKLPDGNGVETAKLIKERYPIVEIILLTAYGNIPDGVQAIKNGAFEYITKGDDNNRIIPLLYKACEKVALARRVRQLEKQLGNRLSFDKIIGSSVAIKSAIALAQKVSGTSTTVLLTGETGTGKEVFAQAIHQASPRKERSFVAINCAAFTKDLLENELFGHKAGAFTGATKDQRGLFEEAHLGTIFLDEIGEMAIELQAKILRVLETGEFLKVGDSKPTKVDVRIIAATNRDLEAEIDSEHFRSDLFYRLSVFTIQLPPLRERIEDIRLLAQYYVDIFALKSNLKPLKMTAEFVAALERNPWRGNIRELKNVIERSVILSEDGLLDLSSLPFGMNSLKSEQALSSGFSMANIERQHIQRVLQHTNGNKAEAARLLEIGVATLYRKIEEYKMQ
- the yiaA gene encoding inner membrane protein YiaA, producing the protein MEPLKNMIEEKISKKDSNTRNPFKPTGAFIGASWTALLVGTIGYCVGLWNATMALNEKGYYFTILLFALFAVISVQKSVRDKAEGLAVTELYYGLSWFATIAAVVLLIIGLWNADLLLSEKGFYAMSFSLSIFSAIAVQKNTRDAKLIDDNEIKL
- a CDS encoding murein L,D-transpeptidase catalytic domain-containing protein; this encodes MNKFILLIIAIGISLIAFKVSRKHTFAANNTENTAASDSARYIDAFDRVKGVVKKDKKYNKNIAFLLDMKKLSGRNRFFVVDIQKNRILDQGLVAHGSGSETGKAGRLKFSNQDNSYATSLGMYSIGTSYNGRFGKAYKLYGLENSNSNAYSRNIVLHKYDSMPYDEQIAPICLSQGCPMVSVKFYERLQPIIDSSQKQIILNIYY
- a CDS encoding DUF695 domain-containing protein, with product MGFFNNIFGKKENKKDSIQEFWNWFAKNEQTFFQIVKNGDQIDQNFFSKLSPKIDALRKELYFLTGMYSDDIAELVITPDGVVKNIAFVEALIGSAPMLPNWKFTALKPAIEDMEKFKITMYGFSFDINDMYFYPIEHKYRPDDVDIVIVHPNYTEENKANIAHGVEIFLDNYIGELNSIITIDNLNITSSDLTAGELIPLIKLKDYLIWREKEFVEKYTDVRHETENDSYTAFEGMMQNDLPILAIINTTLLDWDGKVSHPWIVTLRINYDGTSTNGMPDQTTYDLMDKFEDDLMAGLPHDIGYLNIGRETADNIREVYLACTEFRKSSQIIDQLIAQYQNRLEIDYAIYKDKYWKSFARFNKTIE
- a CDS encoding BON domain-containing protein, which translates into the protein MATSAVLSFSACKSGLSDDKLEEKIENALTGRKTVDVEVEKGKVILSGTVASEEEKQQIESIAKTAGDKDVKSIQNDIVVSAPVATTPAPITVSNNDATLGAAVNTFMKDFPSVQASVKDGIISVTGTLEQAKIVTLKQGLDNLNPKKVDLSGIVVKK
- a CDS encoding SH3 domain-containing protein, which codes for MSLQEKYKVLLDTAQSSGVNDLNYAEMDGVLQIRGTAPTADVKNKLWEIYGNIDPNFQTGDVVLNVDVATEVPGSQVKVITENSNLNIRKGPGTDQPIVGKAAKGEIITLISKANEQWWLVRTNDNEEGYCYAQYLESV
- the tyrS gene encoding tyrosine--tRNA ligase translates to MLTDLEENIEIMLPKDGLRSKLQQSKETGRPLIIKLGFDPTAPDLHLGHAVVLKKLKQFQELGHQIVVLVGSFTARIGDPTGKNKARKPLNQEKIAENAATYIAQLAKIIDMSKTKVVFNGDWLDNLDFAEVIQLVSKVTVAQLMQRHDFHKRFTDNQPIAMHELIYPILQGFDSVHIKSDIEMGGTDQLFNCTMGRQLQESFNLDPQLVLCMPLLRGLDGKEKMSKSLYNTIGLLDEPNEMFGKAMSIPDSLIPDYIDLTTDFTPTEKKMLKSRLEIGENPMEVKKLIAHNLVAQYHAPQAAADALDFFAKQFQQKSFDNKSFEEVSLQHVNAQLGSVAKLVDLCHFLKKDLSKSAIRRLIAEGAVQIDSNKCLDPDLPVDLETGFRIKLGKRSFFRFV